From Ptychodera flava strain L36383 chromosome 2, AS_Pfla_20210202, whole genome shotgun sequence, the proteins below share one genomic window:
- the LOC139150292 gene encoding histone H4, with the protein MSGRGKGGKGLGKGGAKRHRKVLRDNIQGITKPAIRRLARRGGVKRISGLIYEETRGVLKVFLENVIRDAVTYTEHAKRKTVTAMDVVYALKRQGRTLYGFGG; encoded by the coding sequence ATGTCTGGTCGTGGTAAAGGAGGCAAAGGTCTGGGAAAAGGAGGCGCCAAGCGTCATCGTAAGGTTCTGCGTGATAACATCCAAGGTATCACCAAGCCAGCTATCCGTCGTCTGGCCCGTCGTGGTGGTGTCAAGCGTATCTCTGGTCTCATCTACGAAGAAACCCGTGGTGTACTCAAGGTCTTCTTGGAGAACGTCATCCGTGATGCCGTCACCTACACCGAGCACGCCAAGAGAAAGACCGTCACCGCCATGGATGTGGTCTACGCTCTGAAACGCCAGGGCCGTACTCTGTACGGTTTCGGCGGTTAG
- the LOC139150302 gene encoding histone H4 — MSGRGKGGKGLGKGGAKRHRKVLRDNIQGITKPAIRRLARRGGVKRISGLIYEETRGVLKVFLENVIRDAVTYTEHAKRKTVTAMDVVYALKRQGRTLYGFGG; from the coding sequence ATGTCTGGTCGTGGTAAAGGAGGCAAAGGTCTGGGAAAAGGAGGCGCCAAGCGTCATCGTAAGGTTCTGCGTGATAACATCCAGGGTATCACCAAGCCAGCTATCCGTCGTCTGGCCCGTCGTGGTGGTGTCAAGCGTATCTCTGGTCTCATCTACGAAGAAACCCGTGGTGTACTCAAGGTCTTCTTGGAGAACGTCATCCGTGATGCCGTCACCTACACCGAGCACGCCAAGAGAAAGACCGTCACCGCCATGGATGTGGTCTACGCTCTGAAACGCCAGGGCCGTACTCTGTACGGCTTCGGCGGTTAG
- the LOC139120728 gene encoding NEDD4-like E3 ubiquitin-protein ligase WWP1 has translation MSSPIHQLSSRRFNIYPGNKSFETFSDFEPLISRRPFTAVPVQTQGTPKSRPSSGASNLLPRRARTAPPRLSRKQDQGLDKKSEETPKKEDEEKISTEDDIAAFSQHIKNIHHASLGSFPEGENGESEADAANRNEETAKAGTDDTSAGVSRESTIASKRQSRTPTRTPTRTQVLDEPSSSRRGSKVIVDPRLIYDRESEKNTVLDDETVQPGWLKRRNCYGFPYYEEQETESETWEKPLVLPKFWEERCDDNGFTYYIDCKTGFISWEKPEILPSGWERQTSSDGRLYYLHYHTDISSWDKPNVNTLQTLQSSTS, from the exons ATGTCATCGCCGATACATCAACTCTCATCTAGACGCTTCAACATTTACCCAGGAAACAAATCATTCGAGACATTCAGCGACTTCGAGCCGCTAATCAGCCGTCGGCCGTTCACAGCCGTTCCGGTTCAGACACAGGGGACGCCCAAATCACGGCCGTCGTCGGGCGCTTCAAATCTGTTGCCGAGAAGGGCCAGGACAGCGCCCCCAAGACTATCAAGGAAGCAAGACCAAG GTCTCGACAAGAAATCGGAGGAAACGCCGAAGAAAGAAGACgaagaaaaaatatcaactgaAGACGACATCGCTGCATTCTCTCAACACATAAAAAATATCCACCATGCCTCCCTAGGTTCATTTCCAGAAGGCGAAAATGGTGAGTCAGAAGCTGATGCAGCCAATAGAAATGAGGAAACTGCGAAGGCTGGGACTGATGATACATCAGCTGGGGTGTCAAGAGAATCGACAATAGCGAGTAAGAGGCAATCAAGAACACCCACTAGGACGCCAACCAGAACAC AAGTCCTTGACGAGCCCAGTTCTTCACGgcgagggtcaaaggtcatcgtggACCCGAGGTTAATATACGACAGAGAGTCGGAGAAAAACACAGTCCTGGATGACGAAACAGTGCAACCAGG GTGGCTCAAGAGAAGGAATTGTTACGGATTCCCCTACTATGAGGAACAAGAGACTGAATCTGAAACCTGGGAGAAACCTCTGGTGCTGCCTAAATT CTGGGAAGAACGTTGTGACGACAATGGCTTTACATACTACATTGATTGTAAAACCGGATTTATCTCCTGGGAAAAACCTGAAATTCTCCCTTCTGG GTGGGAGAGACAGACGTCGAGTGATGGACGCTTGTATTATTTACACTACCACACAGACATCTCATCCTGGGACAAACCCAACGTCAATACTTTACAGACTCTACAATCATCAACCAGTTAA